TGACCACTGCCACAAAGTTGTGAGTTGTTGTCCAGAGATTTGAGAGTGgaatgtcatcagtatgctgatgacacacacacacggcaccaTCACTCCTTTTCTGAGGCTGTGGAGGTCTTAGACAGATGTCTGCAATAGGAAATTGGATGGATCAGGGCCAGTAAAGTGATGCTTGATGCAGTTGACCAGGGAATTGAGATGTGGCCTTTCTAGATGGATTTGCGCACCTCAAGATTTATGGCTTGGAAATGTTGGAacagtcttcccccaacctggtaccctccagatgttttggagggtAATGGCCAAaactgctgggagttgtcatccaaaacacctggtgggcatcatgttagggaaggctgtgctagaagaCCAAGCGTAGCAGATTGATGTTTAAGTATACCCTGTGGCTTGTAGGAGTTTGGCTGATTTGCCAGCTGTGGTCATTCCTGGAAAAATGTGAAGGGGGGGGCACTGTCAAAAAAGCCCCAATAACACCTACATTGGATCACTGCAATCCATTCTAtttagggctgcctttgaatactGTTCCAAAACTACAGTCAGTGCAAAATACACCAGCTACTCAGCTAACTCCAACTAATAATAGGGGAGATAGATTtccagaactgcactggctaccattTTCTtctcaggcacaattcaaagtgccagTTTTAACCGGACACAGCTTAGGGATGCCTGTttgtttgaagtatttttatcctcaagtaaaaaaaagaagaagaaaggctgtTTAGGAGCTTACATAGTAAAACACAACCGCCCCTGCACACAAGGAAAAAcacatggggagggaaaagggggagtGGAATAAAGTCCACtgtgctggtggaatggccctgctttcccCAGCAAAGACTGCTAGAAtagctggtggtggtgatgatggaggAGTAGTCTTCATGGGTGATATTCAGCAAGGCTGGTGGAGTGGTTCTGTTTCCTTGACCCTGCCTACACGGCACCGTGTTGGCACCACTCTGCTGCCAAACACCGCGGCGCGGTAGCACTGCTATGATGTGGTAGCAAGTCATCCTTACTggaggaggcagcgcaggctttccaGAGGCTGTTCAGTTTGCCAGGCCGGCCCCTTGCCCAGCTTCCAGTGATGAATCGGAGGTCACCTTCCCCCCAGGAACACCCTGGGCGTGACACCGTAGTGATCTTGCtgtggcaggaaaagtcaggggttaagtccttgacttttccagtgtgcagcttcgcaggaaagccctgtggtgcgTTGTGTAACCGATGCAGTGCCAACCCGAAGCTTTTAAACTGTATAGACAACCCCCTCCACTCACCTTCGGTTACATGAACCTGCACCACCAAAAAGATGATGTTCAGAGACCATGCTCAGAGTGCCGCCCCCCTTCCAAAATTAAGTGGGTGAGaacaaggaacagggcctttttggtaatTAACAAGTTCTCCTGTTAACAGGGTGGTCACTTACGCATTGTCAAAAAGGATGACAATATAGGGcagatttgcattaaaaatgcatgtgctaatgtatatgtatagttccacattttagaaataattactgtaatttaaatagaaatataatgcaTTTCACCATAATGCAGAAGCCATGGTGGGAGGGGTGTCTATGCAATGCAGCTTTGGAAGGGGATTAGTCCAAAagcctgcagcatcgctgctgcaaggCTAAATTGATAAAGCTCaatggggcaggagggagcattcCTACATTTTCCTATCCACGACAACAAAAGATAGCCTCTCTCTGCCATCTTCAGTAGCCAACTGGAACTTTTCCACAATTACCcagagcaaaggtaaaagtcGCCATAAATCGGCACTTTGAAAATGCAGTTtcgatgggggtggggggtaaccCATGTGGCTACGTGCCGGCGgctgtcaggtataggccttgtacctagtggtgaGATTTATGAGGAAATGCTTtaagaatgtcagatgttccctgcaagcttatctccgtaagcagttcccatgggagtagctggttcactcctttgcttcagccttgaagtagctggttctctgggaacttcagagtgttttggaaaaggtgggggacgctctttgaagtgggttgtaacatcccgccctcttggcacgtgggcatggtttacaggtcagaggacctgtctgtcaagtgacttttaataggccttaaaggctggtgcaaagctgaaaaagctttgctaggtttcatttcTCGACGCAATGCCTGacttccctcctgctttggattccatctccgcttgggactttggaagcactctgcacatggtcgctttgctatttggactttggataactaagaactgtgccatgaaaagtagtgaggcttttcatagacttggccttgcatatgctgtggattctgtgttcgtgccgagactcaggtggcaaggagttcccagtccttagcagaaggatgggactcctgggcctgaggcttaacctttcctgaagtcatggtaacggggtcagctcagtagtggtaggctgagactgacaagtgtgtgacggatctctctgcccggctctcatggctcagagcaacctttcctgggactttgttttaggagattggccatgtccctttgaggaacCAGCGTATgcggcgtctggagaagctcaaagctgttattggcgtactgtattcacacacaccccatctctgagtgtttgccttaaggatcatttcagaaaaaagagcttaaagcttcctaaccattgttcagctttcagtgtgttttggagactctgtaaccattatgcttgtctaccatgtgatttcctcatTAAAAGAAGtttcactgatgtgagtgtctcgtgtaagcttgccagcacgtgtgaatgccagagggaacaagcAAGAACATGACAGTGGCTGCATCACTTAAACAACACTGCACCGCCGCGCAACCACTACAAGGTTATTAGAGCATACAGACACCCCCTAAGGTGAGAcgacctgtgtgcctgttcagcctgctgttcAAAATCAGGTTCTCTCTCTTGATCATCAACTTCAAGGCCACTCCCCCTTTTCATGATTCGTTATCTTTAAAACAAACTTGGATTGGACACCCTTTCAAATCGAGGATGCCTTCCCATAGAGGACTGTAAAGCAGGTCACATGGCGACACTATCCACTAATCTTGTACAGTTGTAAGATTCTGCTACCGATTGGTCAAAAGGTGAGTTGCCCATGAACTTTGCTGGATTTGTGTGCAATGTGTGAGCTTTTAGCAGTGGACATATTCCAGAAAGAGGTGGTctgaaggcagaagagcagggaTGAGGTCTAGACCCTCCCATGTTAATAATTAACCTTTTCTGCAGAGCAACTCCAGTGAAATGACAAAGTCCCTATTTTAGAAAGTGTTTCTAAACAGCACAAAAACAACCCCTTTCCATACACAGCTTTCAAGATGGATGAAGAAAATAATGCATTCCGGGCTTATAGAGGTAAATTATCTCTCCATACTCAGGGTTTTGGTGTATGCTAAAGATGAGTTGGGTTTTGCCTCAAGGATTCCTGTGTCTCCCTATCAACCTGCAGCTGTTCACAACAGGTTACCTTTGGAGGCTCTTCAACAGGTGCCTCAAAAGTCTGCTAAGGGGGCCTACTCAGTGGTGGCTCCTCATCAGCGGAACAATCTCAAGTGAGGTTTGCCTAGTGCCTACACTTTTTGCCTTTTCAGCTGacctttttttcttaattttctctttaaaaaacagTTATGTAATTGGCTTTATGCCTCTTTATTGCTTCTGATGTTTGTTGTGAATTTTGTATTCATTATGGCtttattgatatatatttttgcaaggtgccctgtgatttttattttatttgaaggaCAATTCATtccataataaacaaaaagaaatttGTAGTTAGGTTTGCTAGTTTTTCCTTGTCTAAAAGAATTTGTCTGTTTTGCTAGAATGTCACAAAATCCCCAGAACATACACCACAGCTGCAAAGCATCTGAAGACGAAACCAGGCAGGACATCAATCAAACAGTTAGCATTTGGATGAATAGTTTTTTAAACTTAACTTTCAGGCACAGGGACTCCAAACTGGATAAGGACCCTGGCAGTGTAAACAGGGCTTTAAACTTTTGCCCCCTTCTGTGGTCCCAGTCAATTTGTTGTCAATGAATGTGTTTCTTCCAGTGCAAATAGCATGTCGTAGTTTATAGCATGTCCTAGTTTAAGGTGAGACCAGTTTCTCTTGGACATTTTCCATTTACTCAAAGCCTTTTGTCAGGgctgaaacaaacacaaaaatcaaATTCAAAATTTAGTTGTATTTTCACAAATACATCCAGAACTTTGTCTTTCACATCATGGAAGGTACAGGTGTTTGTTTTGTAGCAAAAGCAACAAGCCATagcaaagaaaaaaatgagaacGGATACAAATCAGAACACGTTGATTAAATATGAAGTATATGATGAATCTGATAAAGTGGCTCTAAACTGTTTCAAAGTCATGTTCTGTCCTTGGTACTTTATACTTCATACATAAACTGATTTAGAATCAAAAATGCCCCAAACTTACAGTATAAGAGGGAGGCATTACTAGTTTTTACCAAAAGGAACAATGAAAaatacacaaagccatgaaaaatgtacaaaaaatattttaattacctGTGCTCTTCTTTCAAATACAAGTGAAACAAAAGATATCAGAGTATATTTCCAATTATATAAGTTAAGCAGAAtttacaagaaaaggtaaatgGGCATTGTATTTTAAGAAAAGGAGCGATGCCTTTTAAAACTAGAAACATTGTCTGCACTTGTAGCAGAAAGAGGTAGTAGAATGGACGGTACCACTTCTGGCTGCAGTCAGGGAGTGCCATTCATGCATGGTCTTTAacgaaaagaaaacaaaagcttCCCACTACTGAAACGTTAGCACATCCTGAACAGAGATTCTAGTGCAACCCACTCCTTTCTGTACTAGATTTCTGCTTTCAGGGATCATTCAAAAATCCTAACCATCCCCACTGTAGTCCGAACATAGTGATGCACTCCATTTTACCACCTCAAAACTGCATAGACAGGGCCTGAGGCATATGTCCATCAGGCAGCGTGACTTAGGGcctagggccaaactaaacatgaaTTTAGTTTAGCATACTGATTTTTCAAAATGTGAGAGAGGATTTTTCAAAATGTGagggaagaaggagcagcagcagtgaggGGGGGAGCatttaaccccaccccaccccactccctgtgTTCATGACAAAACTCCATCCCTAAAGATGCTCTTACAGCTGTTCTCTTACAGGAATGGGGTAGAGCAGGGTTGGCGAACccgtggccctccaaatgttgttggattcaaactcccatcagccccagccagtgtggaaatggccatggatgatgggagtcacgGTCCAACCAgttgcaggttccccacccctcagGGTGGAGTTTCCACCATCTCATTCTCCTCTTGCTTATAAAGGGAAAAGTCTTCTTCAGAGGCCGTTCTTCCCCATCTACGCACTGCTGGGTGTCTCTTACTTGCTGGTTCTCATTGGCTTCGTGGTGGCCCTCTCCAAAGGTATGTTCCATATTCAAGTATTTCATCTGGAAAAGTGAGGATGCCGCGGGTGGAGCCAGGTGGGAGCAGAGCAAAGACCATTTTCCATTTTCTCCTTTGGCTTGTAGATACAGGATGCTTCCCAATGAGGCTTTTATGGAgccatcaccctgccttatgcatggaattttactggggtgggtgggtgcccagtCAACAACATTTATTAGCGCTAGGACCCCTATGTATGGAAACTCACACAATGGCTTTGGTTCAAAGGCAGGATAAAGGAGCAATACAAGAAACTGTCAGAGCTGCCCCAGACAAATTGCTTTATTGCTCTGTAACAGGAGTGGGGAGACTCAAGCCCAGGGGGTGGGCAAATCTGTctctcctgggatcccaattggGCCCTTCATGATTCCCTGGATAGCTGTGCCCCCTTCTCCAGCCTCATCCGTGCCCCTAGCCCTGGCCACAAAGCTTGCTTGGTAGCATCCCAGCTTTTACACAGGTtctcccccattccaaaaggttgaaattcctctcttaagccttagctaatggcagtaagaactttaagctacaatatgctggtctttctccccccactctaccccatttatttttggttttgacCCCACCGAGGGACCAGCCCAAAACTTTTCATGGCAACTTTACTAAAGGTTTAAAACatgtggcctgttcagacaacacgctaagccatagttaggccgctaaaccATTTGCAGCTAATGctgagtgagcatgtttaaactgtgattatgtagccaacatggttaggaatggttcacacaacatgcgaacccataatgtttagctctaaatgcttaaccaccctggcttagtgtatcttctgaacaggatcTATGACGTAAACCAGGCGGCTTTGGGTTTTTTCATGGTGCTTGCCAATCACACGCTTGCATGATATGGCTCAGGAATGGACatcttgtgaccctccagatgttttggcttctaactcccattatccctcaccatttgctatTCTAGCAAGGGCTGATGCCCATTATACAccagaacatctagagggccacaagttgtccaaccCTGATGTGGCATAATGTGGCACACGGGTAGcaggatgtttagcctggagaagagaagattgaggggagacatgatagcactcttcaaatacttaaaaggttgtcacacacaggagggccaggatctcttcttgatcctcccagagtgcaggacacggaataacgggctcaagttaaaggaagccagattccagctggacatcaggaaaaacttcctgactgttagagcagttcgacaatggaatcagtttcctagggaggttgtgggctctcccacactagaggcattcaagaggcagctggacaagcatctgtcagggatgctttagggtggattcctgcaatgagcagggggttgaactcaatggccttgtaggccccttccaactctgctattctatgattctatgttagaaAATTCTGACACAGATTtctcttgctccccccacccctcctttgcCACCCCAGTAGCAACGATTTCATCAGAAATCACCAAGATGCACAGTGAACTTGCCAAGGATCCCTTTGGCCACGATTTCCATTGTAAGTTGCTCTGCTATCCCTGTCCTTCTAAACTCGCCCACAAATTGACAGGCCGAGCTGAGGTCAAGTTTTCACTTGCTTCTCTTTCCCTTTGCCCAGTGTTCCCGTGCGGTGCTGACACTCGACAGTGGGAATATTTCGGTGGAAAATGCTACTACTTCTCCCTGAAGGCCCTTCCCTGGCACCAGGCCAAAGCACAGTGCGAACAGCAACAATCACAGCTGGTCATCATAGACAGTTTCGCAAAACAGGTAAGAAGATGGGGAACTCACTGCCTTTGTGGAGGGGAACATCCCATcctaagaacaccagaagagccatgctggattataccaagggtccatggagtccagcattctgttcacactgtgaccaaccaactgttgaccaggaacccacaagcaggacatgaatgcaatagcaccctcctgcccatgttattattattattattattatttatttatatagcaccatcaatgtacatggtgctgtacagagtaaaacagtaaatagcaagactctgccacataggcaactggtgtacataggcttactgcctctgagacttgAGGAgacatatagctatcaggactagctaTCAGGGCAAGCATGATTAAGGCCAAGGTTCAATTGGCCCTTGACTTGTCTTGGGCAAGTTCCCATTACTCATAGGATGCTTTTTCTTCCATCACCCCATCTGTTGTCATCATCACAGCAGCGTCTTtgccctatttattattattattattattattattattattattattattattattattccaagatGCAGTCATCTTTGTTAATCCCTCTTAGGTTAGGAGTGGGGAACCTTAGACCttcaggccacaccccttttcccccaaccaatgaccatttggtggtttcctggcattcGTGCAGGTTCCCCCCcaccattctaagaggttgaaatgcctc
This window of the Elgaria multicarinata webbii isolate HBS135686 ecotype San Diego chromosome 3, rElgMul1.1.pri, whole genome shotgun sequence genome carries:
- the LOC134396538 gene encoding hepatic lectin-like isoform X2; translation: MDEENNAFRAYRGKSLLQRPFFPIYALLGVSYLLVLIGFVVALSKATISSEITKMHSELAKDPFGHDFHLFPCGADTRQWEYFGGKCYYFSLKALPWHQAKAQCEQQQSQLVIIDSFAKQNFLQTRTRNERFWIGLHDQQTEGEWKWLDGSNYRTGFRNWKAGEPNNYQGQDEDCGQLWLNGEWNDFSCTTDSYYVCEKALPSKATPASKG
- the LOC134396538 gene encoding hepatic lectin-like isoform X1; translation: MDEENNAFRAYRGKSLLQRPFFPIYALLGVSYLLVLIGFVVALSKVATISSEITKMHSELAKDPFGHDFHLFPCGADTRQWEYFGGKCYYFSLKALPWHQAKAQCEQQQSQLVIIDSFAKQNFLQTRTRNERFWIGLHDQQTEGEWKWLDGSNYRTGFRNWKAGEPNNYQGQDEDCGQLWLNGEWNDFSCTTDSYYVCEKALPSKATPASKG